The following are encoded together in the Ovis aries strain OAR_USU_Benz2616 breed Rambouillet chromosome 15, ARS-UI_Ramb_v3.0, whole genome shotgun sequence genome:
- the XRRA1 gene encoding X-ray radiation resistance-associated protein 1 isoform X5, producing MLDDNKLSNPNCFVSLAGLKRLKKLSLDQNKIFRIPYLQQVQLRDGSGDWVGGRGSPRKQPQSMLQPKSWIYEASDDQPDYTILPMKKDVDRTEVVFSSYPGFSTSETTKVCALPPIFEILPVKSLKARNQTLAPPFPELRYLSLAYNKIAKEDAILPVALFPSLCELIFHNNPLVTHTRGVPPLLKSFLQERLGIRLIRRKIVKAKHHILMPRKDSRKVKTQVPKVPKQPMILPHPSMMTKSSSKEMLESEAELTKEPSATKTISVEREMPIEGLGGPPMPLRTFVPLPPICSNSTVHSEETSHRSDAAGRLSPDHLSDEDSKSTESIFLTQVSGLSSSIFRRNDSETKEKEQRPPSTPGEAKRTQKKPPSASFPRKYHGYEELLTAKPDPTFVEPKGIQKNAQALQHMLKHPLVYRSSKPRLDTLQKHYVPKEKRTRRIPVPPQRKTRAQLLDDILIRMRATQNITEVPLGAVLRQRTEQRLVNQKQFLEAKKLLKEFRARYRRLVRCSLRSVFGTTAPPQARPALSGSQPQLGRFLEFMDEFYQEPTASDLKG from the exons ATGCTGGATGACAACAAACTCTCCAACCCCAACTGTTTTGTCAGCCTGGCCGGGCTCAAGAG ACTGAAGAAGTTAAGCCTGGACCAAAACAAGATTTTCCGGATCCCGTACCTACAGCAGGTTCAGCTCCGAGATGGGTCTGGAGATTGGGTTGGAGGCAGGGGGAGTCCCCGGAAACAGCCCCAATCCATGCTGCAGCCCAAGTCGTGGATCTATGAGGCCTCAGATGACCAGCCGGATTATACTATACTGCCCATGAAAAAGGATGTTGACCGGACAG AGGTCGTGTTCTCATCTTATCCTGGATTTTCAACCTCAGAG ACGACCAAGGTATGTGCACTTCCGCCCATATTCGAGATTCTTCCTGTGAAGTCACTGAAGGCAAGGAACCAGACGCTGGCCCCACCCTTCCCAGAGCTGAGATACCTTAGCCTGGCCTACAACAAG ATTGCAAAGGAAGATGCCATCCTACCGGTAGCTCTCTTCCCATCCCTCTGTGAGCTCATCTTTCACAACAACCCTCTGGTGACCCATACGAGAG GGGTCCCACCACTGCTAAAAAGCTTCCTCCAGGAGCGGCTGGGAATCCGCTTAATTCGAAGGAAGATCGTAAAGGCTAAGCATCATATATTGATGCCTCGGAAGGACTCTCGGAAG GTGAAAACTCAAGTTCCCAAGGTGCCAAAGCAACCTATGATTCTCCCTCACCCATCCATGATGACCAAGTCTTCCTCAAAGGAGATGCTGGAGTCAGAGGCAGAGCTGACTAAGGAGCCGTCTGCCACCAAAACCATTTCTGTGGAGCGAGAGATGCCTATCGAGGGCCTGGGGGGCCCTCCCATGCCCCTCCGGACCTTCGTGCCACTGCCGCCCATTTGCTCCAACTCCACTGTGCATAGTGAGGAGACATCCCACCGGAGCGATGCTGCTGGCCGCCTCAGCCCAGACCACCTGTCAGATGAGGACAGCAAGAGCACAGAGtccatcttcttgacccag GTCAGTGGGTTATCTTCCTCCATCTTCCGGAGGAATGATTCagagacaaaggagaaagaacaaaGACCACCATCCACACCCGGAGAGGCAAAGAGGACTCAGAAGAAGCCCCCATCTGCCTCTTTCCCCAGGAAGTACCATGGCTATGAGGAGCTGCTGACAGCCAAGCCTGACCCCACCTTCGTTGAGCCAAAAG GAATCCAGAAGAATGCACAGGCCTTGCAGCACATGTTGAAACACCCGCTTGTGTACCGCTCCAGCAAGCCCAGGCTGGATACTCTGCAGAAACACTATGTTCCCAAGGAGAAGCGG ACCCGGAGGATCCCTGTTCCGCCCCAACGGAAGACTCGAGCCCAGCTGCTGGATGACATCCTCATTCGCATGCGGGCCACCCAGAACATTACAGAGGTGCCACTAG GAGCCGTCCTGCGCCAGCGGACAGAGCAGCGGCTGGTGAACCAGAAGCAGTTCCTGGAGGCCAAAAAGCTGCTGAAGGAGTTCCGTGCACGCTACCGGCGGCTGGTGCGCTGCTCGCTGCGGTCAGTGTTTGGGACCACAGCACCGCCCCAGGCCCGCCCGGCACTGAGTGGGAGCCAGCCTCAGTTGGGCCGCTTCCTCGAATTCATGGATGAATTCTACCAGGAGCCCACAGCCAGTGACTTGAAAGGCTAG
- the XRRA1 gene encoding X-ray radiation resistance-associated protein 1 isoform X7 translates to MLTGQIAKEDAILPVALFPSLCELIFHNNPLVTHTRGVPPLLKSFLQERLGIRLIRRKIVKAKHHILMPRKDSRKVKTQVPKVPKQPMILPHPSMMTKSSSKEMLESEAELTKEPSATKTISVEREMPIEGLGGPPMPLRTFVPLPPICSNSTVHSEETSHRSDAAGRLSPDHLSDEDSKSTESIFLTQVSGLSSSIFRRNDSETKEKEQRPPSTPGEAKRTQKKPPSASFPRKYHGYEELLTAKPDPTFVEPKGIQKNAQALQHMLKHPLVYRSSKPRLDTLQKHYVPKEKRTRRIPVPPQRKTRAQLLDDILIRMRATQNITEVPLGAVLRQRTEQRLVNQKQFLEAKKLLKEFRARYRRLVRCSLRSVFGTTAPPQARPALSGSQPQLGRFLEFMDEFYQEPTASDLKG, encoded by the exons ATGTTGACCGGACAG ATTGCAAAGGAAGATGCCATCCTACCGGTAGCTCTCTTCCCATCCCTCTGTGAGCTCATCTTTCACAACAACCCTCTGGTGACCCATACGAGAG GGGTCCCACCACTGCTAAAAAGCTTCCTCCAGGAGCGGCTGGGAATCCGCTTAATTCGAAGGAAGATCGTAAAGGCTAAGCATCATATATTGATGCCTCGGAAGGACTCTCGGAAG GTGAAAACTCAAGTTCCCAAGGTGCCAAAGCAACCTATGATTCTCCCTCACCCATCCATGATGACCAAGTCTTCCTCAAAGGAGATGCTGGAGTCAGAGGCAGAGCTGACTAAGGAGCCGTCTGCCACCAAAACCATTTCTGTGGAGCGAGAGATGCCTATCGAGGGCCTGGGGGGCCCTCCCATGCCCCTCCGGACCTTCGTGCCACTGCCGCCCATTTGCTCCAACTCCACTGTGCATAGTGAGGAGACATCCCACCGGAGCGATGCTGCTGGCCGCCTCAGCCCAGACCACCTGTCAGATGAGGACAGCAAGAGCACAGAGtccatcttcttgacccag GTCAGTGGGTTATCTTCCTCCATCTTCCGGAGGAATGATTCagagacaaaggagaaagaacaaaGACCACCATCCACACCCGGAGAGGCAAAGAGGACTCAGAAGAAGCCCCCATCTGCCTCTTTCCCCAGGAAGTACCATGGCTATGAGGAGCTGCTGACAGCCAAGCCTGACCCCACCTTCGTTGAGCCAAAAG GAATCCAGAAGAATGCACAGGCCTTGCAGCACATGTTGAAACACCCGCTTGTGTACCGCTCCAGCAAGCCCAGGCTGGATACTCTGCAGAAACACTATGTTCCCAAGGAGAAGCGG ACCCGGAGGATCCCTGTTCCGCCCCAACGGAAGACTCGAGCCCAGCTGCTGGATGACATCCTCATTCGCATGCGGGCCACCCAGAACATTACAGAGGTGCCACTAG GAGCCGTCCTGCGCCAGCGGACAGAGCAGCGGCTGGTGAACCAGAAGCAGTTCCTGGAGGCCAAAAAGCTGCTGAAGGAGTTCCGTGCACGCTACCGGCGGCTGGTGCGCTGCTCGCTGCGGTCAGTGTTTGGGACCACAGCACCGCCCCAGGCCCGCCCGGCACTGAGTGGGAGCCAGCCTCAGTTGGGCCGCTTCCTCGAATTCATGGATGAATTCTACCAGGAGCCCACAGCCAGTGACTTGAAAGGCTAG
- the XRRA1 gene encoding X-ray radiation resistance-associated protein 1 isoform X6 translates to MLQPKSWIYEASDDQPDYTILPMKKDVDRTEVVFSSYPGFSTSETTKVCALPPIFEILPVKSLKARNQTLAPPFPELRYLSLAYNKIAKEDAILPVALFPSLCELIFHNNPLVTHTRGVPPLLKSFLQERLGIRLIRRKIVKAKHHILMPRKDSRKVKTQVPKVPKQPMILPHPSMMTKSSSKEMLESEAELTKEPSATKTISVEREMPIEGLGGPPMPLRTFVPLPPICSNSTVHSEETSHRSDAAGRLSPDHLSDEDSKSTESIFLTQVSGLSSSIFRRNDSETKEKEQRPPSTPGEAKRTQKKPPSASFPRKYHGYEELLTAKPDPTFVEPKGIQKNAQALQHMLKHPLVYRSSKPRLDTLQKHYVPKEKRTRRIPVPPQRKTRAQLLDDILIRMRATQNITEVPLGAVLRQRTEQRLVNQKQFLEAKKLLKEFRARYRRLVRCSLRSVFGTTAPPQARPALSGSQPQLGRFLEFMDEFYQEPTASDLKG, encoded by the exons ATGCTGCAGCCCAAGTCGTGGATCTATGAGGCCTCAGATGACCAGCCGGATTATACTATACTGCCCATGAAAAAGGATGTTGACCGGACAG AGGTCGTGTTCTCATCTTATCCTGGATTTTCAACCTCAGAG ACGACCAAGGTATGTGCACTTCCGCCCATATTCGAGATTCTTCCTGTGAAGTCACTGAAGGCAAGGAACCAGACGCTGGCCCCACCCTTCCCAGAGCTGAGATACCTTAGCCTGGCCTACAACAAG ATTGCAAAGGAAGATGCCATCCTACCGGTAGCTCTCTTCCCATCCCTCTGTGAGCTCATCTTTCACAACAACCCTCTGGTGACCCATACGAGAG GGGTCCCACCACTGCTAAAAAGCTTCCTCCAGGAGCGGCTGGGAATCCGCTTAATTCGAAGGAAGATCGTAAAGGCTAAGCATCATATATTGATGCCTCGGAAGGACTCTCGGAAG GTGAAAACTCAAGTTCCCAAGGTGCCAAAGCAACCTATGATTCTCCCTCACCCATCCATGATGACCAAGTCTTCCTCAAAGGAGATGCTGGAGTCAGAGGCAGAGCTGACTAAGGAGCCGTCTGCCACCAAAACCATTTCTGTGGAGCGAGAGATGCCTATCGAGGGCCTGGGGGGCCCTCCCATGCCCCTCCGGACCTTCGTGCCACTGCCGCCCATTTGCTCCAACTCCACTGTGCATAGTGAGGAGACATCCCACCGGAGCGATGCTGCTGGCCGCCTCAGCCCAGACCACCTGTCAGATGAGGACAGCAAGAGCACAGAGtccatcttcttgacccag GTCAGTGGGTTATCTTCCTCCATCTTCCGGAGGAATGATTCagagacaaaggagaaagaacaaaGACCACCATCCACACCCGGAGAGGCAAAGAGGACTCAGAAGAAGCCCCCATCTGCCTCTTTCCCCAGGAAGTACCATGGCTATGAGGAGCTGCTGACAGCCAAGCCTGACCCCACCTTCGTTGAGCCAAAAG GAATCCAGAAGAATGCACAGGCCTTGCAGCACATGTTGAAACACCCGCTTGTGTACCGCTCCAGCAAGCCCAGGCTGGATACTCTGCAGAAACACTATGTTCCCAAGGAGAAGCGG ACCCGGAGGATCCCTGTTCCGCCCCAACGGAAGACTCGAGCCCAGCTGCTGGATGACATCCTCATTCGCATGCGGGCCACCCAGAACATTACAGAGGTGCCACTAG GAGCCGTCCTGCGCCAGCGGACAGAGCAGCGGCTGGTGAACCAGAAGCAGTTCCTGGAGGCCAAAAAGCTGCTGAAGGAGTTCCGTGCACGCTACCGGCGGCTGGTGCGCTGCTCGCTGCGGTCAGTGTTTGGGACCACAGCACCGCCCCAGGCCCGCCCGGCACTGAGTGGGAGCCAGCCTCAGTTGGGCCGCTTCCTCGAATTCATGGATGAATTCTACCAGGAGCCCACAGCCAGTGACTTGAAAGGCTAG